A genomic window from Vanessa atalanta chromosome 7, ilVanAtal1.2, whole genome shotgun sequence includes:
- the LOC125065304 gene encoding muscarinic acetylcholine receptor M2 codes for MNSTEASLDVNRSTPIYTIGTNFITQWKLQKLKQRSCVASSTYPECQGYLISNATNYTDVYFLNGTLDDTIDLQPVLPPFPLWLAVIIATCLVLVILLTVSGNVLVLLAFLVDRTIRQPSNYFIASLAATDLLIGTLSLPFYTDYVLKGYWHLGPLLCDLWLSVDYTVCLVSQYTVLLITVDRFCSVKIAARYRAWRTKNRVIWMVTVTWIIPALLFFTTIFGWEHFVGYRDLQEGECAVQFLKDPIFNTALIIGYYWTTLFVLIVLYAGIFKTAYDMQKKSEAKQRKMQSMVALSAGVMTGMAGRAAGMAALSKATISSEDQIKVSETIRKDSTSKGSLQAPLLNLGGSTDSNSSQKSSAHKSSATATGTSTTVESDGDKKEDQVEAERSSSPAFDSDDESTTQSNVKKRPSVANLVMQTGALQLLNNMRLNGNMLIKPDIKQSPLMKNETEKPKSSLSQISEKSLLDTENPDTTQSNGQTPAVSVPLSSVSFMSPSSSGIATPSEREVSTTIAQRIIPPPSEFRGSPSVSDSPPSQSESSRAKNFKSIKCDGTYSDVLLGLDGADLRYMDESSVIVPSPTNESPPSSITFPTATEPSSPPTFNSGNITNTSLLQAALIRATAEAQVTQPKTNLSPPPPIKVNTEVSLTTGERSKPIITLVSSSSNNNDGQSLKPSESKTSKIKLNDTPAIENSDISSSAVSGVGRGDSRKDFVKNIGKKLKVKRSKRDGLFPSIGRQKSKSENRARKAFRTISFILGAFVVCWTPYHVLALVEGFCTDPPCINQHLYMFSYFLCYANSPINPFCYALANQQFKKTFTRLLRGDFHIT; via the exons CAACCCGTCTTACCACCATTTCCACTCTGGTTGGCTGTGATCATAGCAACCTGCCTGGTGTTGGTCATCCTGCTAACTGTGAGTGGCAATGTGCTAGTACTCCTCGCCTTTCTGGTAGACAGAACTATACGCCAGCCGAGTAACTATTTTATAGCATCACTTGCTGCCACTGATCTACTTATAG GTACATTATCGCTCCCCTTTTACACAGATTATGTCTTGAAAGGGTACTGGCATTTAGGACCTTTATTATGTGACCTTTGGCTATCCGTTGATTATACAGTATGTTTAGTCTCGCAATACACCGTTCTGCTAATAACTGTAGATCGATTTTGTAGTGTTAAAATAGCTGCCAGATACAGAGCGTGGCGGACAAAAAATCGAGTAATATGGATGGTCACGGTAACTTGGATAATACCAGCATTACTATTTTTCACAACTATTTTTGGATGGGAACACTTTGTCGGTTATAGAGACCTGCAAGAAGGCGAGTGTGCTGTGCAATTTTTGAAAGATCCCATTTTTAATACTGCTTTAATTATAGGATATTATTGGACAACACTATTTGTATTAATCGTATTGTACGCTGGTATTTTTAAAACAGCGTATGATATGCAGAAAAAAAGTGAAGCAAAACAGAGAAAGATGCAATCAATGGTGGCTTTAAGCGCTGGTGTAATGACTGGTATGGCAGGAAGGGCTGCTGGGATGGCAGCTCTATCTAAAGCTACAATATCAAGCGAAGATCAAATCAAAGTTTCAGAAACGATTCGAAAAGATTCTACATCAAAAGGATCTCTACAAGCTCCGCTTCTCAATTTAGGTGGTTCGACTGATTCCAATTCAAGTCAAAAATCTTCAGCACATAAAAGTAGCGCTACTGCAACTGGAACATCTACAACTGTTGAATCTGATGGAGATAAAAAAGAAGATCAAGTAGAAGCAGAAAGATCCAGCAGTCCAGCATTTGATTCCGATGATGAAAGTACAACTCAATCCAACGTGAAGAAGCGACCTTCTGTTGCCAACTTAGTCATGCAAACAGGTGCATTACAATTGCTTAATAATATGCGTTTAAATGGTAACATGCTTATTAAACCTGATATTAAGCAATCGCCCCTTATGAAAAATGAAACTGAAAAACCGAAGTCATCGCTTTCGCAAATATCAGAGAAAAGCCTTCTCGATACAGAAAATCCCGATACCACGCAAAGTAATGGACAAACACCAGCAGTAAGTGTTCCTCTATCTTCCGTAAGCTTTATGTCCCCTTCATCGTCGGGGATAGCTACACCGTCTGAAAGAGAAGTATCAACTACAATCGCTCAAAGAATCATCCCTCCACCATCAGAATTTAGGGGTAGTCCATCCGTGTCCGATAGTCCACCGTCTCAATCGGAATCATCCAGAGCTAAAaactttaaatcaataaaatgtgaTGGTACTTATTCTGATGTGCTATTAGGTCTGGATGGTGCTGACTTAAGGTACATGGATGAAAGTTCAGTCATTGTTCCTTCACCTACAAACGAAAGTCCTCCATCTTCAATCACATTTCCAACAGCTACAGAACCATCATCTCCTCCTACATTCAATTCGggtaatataacaaatacttcCTTATTACAGGCTGCTCTCATACGAGCAACAGCTGAAGCTCAAGTAACACAACCCAAAACAAATTTATCTCCTCCACCACCTATAAAAGTTAACACCGAGGTAAGTTTGACTACTGGAGAGCGTTCGAAACCTATTATAACCCTTGTATCTTCGTCTTCCAATAATAATGATGGCCAATCTTTAAAACCATCCGAAAgtaaaacatcaaaaataaagttaaatgatACGCCAGCAATTGAAAATAGTGATATTTCTAGTTCAGCCGTAAGTGGGGTGGGCCGAGGAGATTCGAGAAAAGACTTTGTTAAGAATATAGGaaagaaattaaaagttaaacgTTCAAAGCGGGATGGATTATTTCCTAGTATCGGTCGGCAAAAGTCTAAATCAGAAAATCGAGCAAGGAAAGCATTTCGGACGATTTCCTTTATATTAGGCGCGTTCGTTGTTTGTTGGACCCCATATCACGTCTTAGCTTTAGTTGAAGGTTTTTGTACAGATCCTCCATGTATTAATCAACACTTGTATATGTTCTCGTATTTCTTATGCTACGCCAACAGCCCTATAAACCCTTTCTGCTACGCATTGGCTAACCAACAATTCAAGAAGACTTTCACGAGACTTCTCCGGGGCGATTTTCATATTACCTAG